One Amaranthus tricolor cultivar Red isolate AtriRed21 chromosome 1, ASM2621246v1, whole genome shotgun sequence DNA window includes the following coding sequences:
- the LOC130797018 gene encoding fatty acid amide hydrolase gives MGTKTVLIPADEIDLSAVKYEYEQIDAPHLTGSTLRLFVWLLEAPVIGSMIISYLRKKNKMVELLKNTVIPESPMFKPEYPPQEPEKDVAFVEDAGRSEERVAQALKCLSEYDPSGYCDDDLAKSFRYWKIRDFSYAYRTKLATPSLVAEKIILALEEFNKANPTTPLLIAFDAEDVRVQAAASTQRFEEGKSLSVLDGIFMAIKDDIDCYPYPSNGATTWYHDVRSVKKDAVSVSKLRSCGVIFIGKANMHELGLGTTGNNANYGTTRNPHAHDRYTGGSSSGPAAIVASGLCSAALGTDGGGSIRIPSSLCGVVGLKTTYGRIDKRGALCDGTVEIVGPIASSVEDVMLVYAAVLGSSPADTISMKPSPPCLPNLASEVRCEIVGSLRLGKYTEWFNDVCSSEISLKCDDVLNWLCEKYNCQTEEIAIPELSEMRTAHIVSIGSEALCSLNPDCEDGKNSKLTYDTRTNLALFRSFSATDYVAAQKIRRRMMYYHMEIFKKVDVIVTPTTGMTAPAISSSALKCGESNLQVSGYLMRFIVAGNLLGLPAITIPIGYDKQGLPIGLQLIGRPWGEATLLRLAFCIEESYGINKKRPALYYDILKGT, from the exons ATGGGGACGAAGACAGTATTGATTCCTGCTGATGAAATCGATTTGAGTGCAGTCAAGTATGAGTATGAGCAAATTGATG CTCCACATCTCACAGGATCAACTTTGAGATTATTTGTTTGGCTCCTTGAAGCTCCAGTCATAGGTTCTATGATTATTTCTTACCTgagaaaaaagaataaaatggtTGAG CTACTGAAAAACACTGTCATCCCGGAGAGCCCCATGTTTAAGCCTGAGTACCCTCCTCAAG AACCAGAAAAAGATGTTGCTTTTGTTGAGGATGCTGGCCGTTCTGAGGAGCGTGTTGCACAAGCTTTGAAGTGCCTCTCTGAATATGATCCTTCAGGCTATTGTGATGATGATTTGGCAAAATCATTTCGTTATTGGAAGATACGCGATTTTTCATATGCTTATCGCACCAAGCTTGCTACCCCATCCTTG GTTgctgaaaaaataattttagccTTGGAGGAGTTCAATAAAGCAAATCCCACCACCCCCTTACTTATTGCATTTGATGCCGAGGATGTAAGAGTGCAGGCAGCTGCTTCAACTCAAAGATTTGAAGAAG GGAAATCTTTATCAGTTTTAGATGGAATTTTCATGGCAATTAAGGATGATATAGATTGTTACCCATATCCCTCGAATG GTGCTACAACATGGTACCATGATGTTCGATCTGTGAAGAAAGATGCAGTTTCTGTTTCTAAATTGCGAAGCTGCGGTGTAATATTTATTGGGAAGGCAAACATGCATGAATTAGGTCTTGGGACAACTGGAAACAATGCCAATTATGG AACGACGAGAAATCCCCATGCACATGATCGGTACACTGGTGGATCTTCATCAGGTCCAGCAGCAATTGTAGCTTCTGGACTATGTTCAGCTGCTCTTGGGACAGATGGTGGAG GTTCAATTCGTATTCCTTCGTCACTTTGTGGTGTGGTGGGCCTGAAGACGACTTATGGAAGAATTGATAAGAGAGG GGCATTGTGTGATGGAACTGTGGAAATTGTTGGTCCAATAGCATCATCAGTAGAAGATGTGATGCTTGT GTATGCAGCGGTATTAGGTTCCTCTCCTGCTGATACAATTAGCATGAAACCT TCGCCGCCTTGCTTACCCAATCTGGCATCTGAAGTCCGATGCGAGATTGTAGGATCATTACGGCTTGGGAAGTATACCGAG TGGTTTAACGACGTGTGTTCCAGTGAAATCTCCCTGAAGTGCGATGATGTACTAAATTGGCTTTGCGAAAAATATAATTGTCAA ACCGAGGAAATTGCTATTCCTGAGCTGAGTGAGATGCGTACTGCGCATATTGTTTCTATTGGATCTGAAGCCTTGTGCTCACTTAATCCAGATTGCGAAGACGG GAAAAATTCAAAGTTGACATATGACACTCGCACAAATCTGGCACTTTTTCGTTCATTTTCAGCTACGGACTATGTTGCAGCCCAAAAGATTAG GCGAAGGATGATGTACTACCACATGGAGATCTTCAAGAAGGTGGACGTCATAGTAACTCCAACCACTGG CATGACAGCACCAGCTATATCTTCCAGTGCTCTTAAATGTGGGGAGTCAAACTTGCAGGTTTCAG GATATCTGATGCGATTTATTGTGGCTGGAAATCTTCTTGGCCTCCCTGCTATTACCATCCCG ATTGGTTATGATAAGCAGGGACTTCCCATCGGCTTACAGCTTATAGGCCGACCATGGGGTGAAGCAACGCTCTTGCGTTTGGCATTTTGCATTGAG GAATCATACGGGATAAACAAGAAAAGACCAGCTTTGTACTATGATATCTTGAAAGGTACATAA
- the LOC130797029 gene encoding phosphoglycerate mutase-like protein 1 produces MDNISSPSIYPMQHCKVIHLVRHAQGVHNIEGDKNYKAYKKLEYFDAPLTPLGWQQVDNLHKHVHDCGLIKRVELVVTSPLLRTMQTAVGVFGGEGYTDRMDVLPLMVANAGDSDRSAISSLNCPPIMAIELCREHMGVNPCDRRRSISEYQCLFPAINFTQIETDEDTLWKADVRETKAEVAARGVNFMNWLMTRKEKEIAVVTHSGFLVHTLTKFGNDCLPLMKDDMSTRFKNCELRTMILTNRNVTGSDPPVTNYPGKIPDGPDIPSDVNDEKENNHC; encoded by the exons ATGGACAACATAAGCAGTCCGAGTATATATCCCATGCAGCACTGCAAAGTTATTCACCTG GTAAGGCATGCGCAAGGTGTTCACAATATAGAAGGCGATAAGAATTACAAGGCGTATAAGAAGCTTGAATATTTTGACGCACCCCTGACTCCATTAGGTTGGCAGCAG gttgataatttacataaGCATGTTCATGATTGTGGCTTGATAAAGAGGGTTGAATTAGTTGTAACATCTCCTTTGCTAAG GACTATGCAGACAGCAGTTGGTGTTTTTGGTGGGGAGGGCTATACAGATCGAATGGACGTGCTGCCTCTGATGGTGGCAAATGCTGGAGATAGTGATCGTTCAGCCATTTCAAGTCTAAACTGCCCACCTATTATGGCTATTGAGCTTTGTCGTGAACATATG GGGGTTAATCCTTGCGACCGGAGGAGAAGTATTAGTGAATATCAATGTCTTTTTCCTGCAATTAATTTTACACAG ATAGAAACTGATGAAGACACATTGTGGAAGGCTGATGTccgagaaacaaaagcagaagtTGCAGCTAGGGGAGTGAATTTCATGAATTG GTTGATGACTcggaaagaaaaggaaatagCTGTTGTTACCCATAGCGGTTTTTTGGTTCATACTCTCACTAAATTTGGAAATGATTGTCTCCCTCTAATGAAGGATGATATGAGTACACG CTTTAAAAATTGTGAGCTCCGTACGATGATCCTCACCAATAgaaa TGTTACAGGGTCTGATCCTCCGGTCACCAATTATCCTGGCAAGATACCAGACGGGCCAGATATTCCTAGTGATGTTAATGACGAAAAGGAAAATAACCATTGTTGA
- the LOC130797009 gene encoding protein trichome birefringence-like 12, translated as MKMPSNNSIKLCTFLLISSLILLHIYSSIPSPSPSEQFSPSQSKPHKNSRFSSIYNHCNLFKGHWVFDPNHKSLYDESCPFHRNAWNCLKNKREKMGTINSWKWEPENCSLNQIDPFRFLGIMRNKNIGFVGDSLNENFLVSFLCVLRVADIGAKKWKKKGSWRGAYFPKYNVTVAYHRAVLLVKYQWQPKQSDQDGLKGIYRVDVDIPADDWVQITKFYDVLVFNTGHWWGPHKFPKEKPLVFYQNGKPILPALDFFDGLRIVLKNMISYIEKEVPSTTIKFWRLQSPRHFFGGEWNQNGSCLFDEPLQDTQLDLWFDPVNNGVNKEARELNQEIEKALQGSDIQILELSHLSEYRADAHPGIWLGKKDAVSIWGQDCMHWCLPGVPDTWVDILSELIRYNFED; from the exons ATGAAAATGCCTTCAAACAACTCCATTAAACTCTGCACTTTTCTACTAATCTCATCTCTAATCCTTCTACACATCTACTCTTCCATACCCTCTCCCTCCCCTTCCGAACAATTCTCACCATCTCAATCCAAACCCCACAAAAATTCCCGCTTTTCCTCCATTTATAATCACTGTAATCTCTTCAAGGGTCACTGGGTTTTTGATCCAAATCACAAATCCTTGTATGATGAATCTTGCCCATTTCATAGAAATGCCTGGAATTGCCTTAAAAacaagagggagaaaatgggtACAATTAATTCTTGGAAATGGGAGCCTGAAAATTGCAGTTTGAACCAAATTGATCCATTTAGGTTTCTGGGTATTatgagaaataaaaatattgggTTTGTTGGGGACtctttgaatgaaaattttttGGTTTCATTTCTTTGTGTATTGAGGGTTGCTGATATTGGAGctaaaaagtggaaaaaaaaggGTTCTTGGAGAGGTGCTTATTTTCCCAAGTATAATGTCACTGTTGCTTATCATAGAGCTGTTTTGCTTGTTAAGTACCA GTGGCAGCCAAAACAGTCTGACCAGGATGGATTAAAAGGCATTTACAGGGTAGATGTCGATATTCCTGCTGATGATTGGGTCCAGATCACCAAATTTTATGACGTCCTTGTCTTTAATACTGGCCATTG GTGGGGTCCTCATAAATTCCCGAAAGAGAAGCCTCTTGTGTTCTATCAAAACGGAAAGCCTATTCTTCCCGCCCTTGATTTTTTTGACGGGCTTAGAATTGTCTTGAAAAATATGATTTCATACATAGAGAAGGAAGTACCTAGTACGACCATTAAGTTTTGGCGGTTGCAGTCACCAAGACACTTTTTTGGCGGAGAGTGGAATCAGAATGGCAGTTGCTTGTTTGATGAGCCTCTTCAAGACACACAG CTTGACTTGTGGTTTGATCCCGTTAACAATGGAGTCAACAAAGAAGCGAGAGAGCTTAATCAAGAGATTGAAAAGGCATTACAAGGAAGCGACATTCAAATCCTCGAGTTGTCTCATTTAAGTGAATACCGAGCAGATGCTCATCCCGGTATTTGGCTAGGAAAGAAGGATGCGGTTTCCATATGGGGCCAAGACTGCATGCATTGGTGCCTTCCTGGTGTTCCCGACACTTGGGTTGACATTTTGTCGGAATTGATTCGCTACAATTTTGAGGATTGA